A stretch of Anaerolineales bacterium DNA encodes these proteins:
- a CDS encoding MFS transporter: MRPVLNPDREPPTRLPWMQVAALTSFAVAIGITINTLDPPLLGHRLLDLAPANKNVALGLITLGGLLAAMIWQPVVGALSDRTRTAWGRRLPYLVAGTPIVVIGLLSVVAVPSLGLLLAAVVVTQLGINTVQGPWQALIPDRLPAHQRGRAAGLKSAFEILGFVIGRQLAGQLVAAGQPLLAAAVAGVSMCIALAITARLAAERAAATSVPPVAAGRARQLLPELRRHPAFAPWFANRLLIWGGFITLNTFLLFYVIDVLGMPQDQAQRYIANLATIIGLMLLLVPLPAGWLADRFGRRPLLVSAGLLASGGTALILVARDPGVLLLAAGVLGLGVGVFLSASWALVTDIVPRADAARYLGVANIATAAGSAVARLIGAALIDPLNRLFGTADGGYLVVYSLALAAFAFGTVIALGIPSPPLPADDSPHPPAA; the protein is encoded by the coding sequence CGATCGCGAGCCCCCGACTCGCCTGCCGTGGATGCAGGTCGCCGCCCTGACGTCTTTCGCGGTCGCCATCGGAATCACCATCAATACGCTCGACCCGCCTCTGCTCGGCCACCGCCTGCTTGACCTCGCCCCGGCCAACAAGAACGTCGCCCTGGGGTTGATCACCTTGGGAGGACTGCTCGCCGCCATGATCTGGCAGCCGGTGGTCGGCGCCCTCTCCGATCGGACACGAACCGCCTGGGGCCGGCGCCTGCCCTACCTGGTTGCCGGAACTCCGATCGTCGTCATCGGATTGCTCTCGGTCGTGGCTGTGCCCTCCCTCGGACTCCTGCTGGCAGCAGTGGTCGTGACCCAGCTCGGAATCAACACCGTGCAGGGGCCTTGGCAGGCGCTGATCCCCGACCGTCTTCCGGCTCATCAGCGCGGCCGGGCGGCGGGGTTGAAAAGCGCCTTCGAGATCTTGGGCTTCGTCATCGGCCGTCAGCTTGCCGGCCAGCTGGTGGCCGCAGGACAGCCGCTTCTGGCTGCAGCTGTCGCCGGTGTGAGCATGTGCATCGCTCTGGCGATCACGGCTCGTCTGGCGGCCGAGCGGGCAGCGGCCACGTCTGTACCGCCCGTCGCCGCCGGGCGTGCGCGCCAGCTCCTGCCAGAGCTCCGCCGCCATCCGGCCTTCGCCCCGTGGTTTGCCAACCGCTTGCTGATCTGGGGTGGTTTCATCACCCTGAATACCTTCCTGCTCTTCTACGTGATCGACGTCCTCGGGATGCCTCAGGACCAGGCGCAGCGCTACATCGCCAACCTGGCAACGATCATCGGGCTGATGCTGTTGCTCGTCCCGCTGCCCGCCGGATGGCTGGCCGATCGCTTCGGGCGGCGGCCGCTGCTGGTTAGCGCCGGCCTGCTGGCCTCAGGCGGCACGGCCCTGATCCTGGTCGCACGCGATCCAGGCGTGTTGCTGCTGGCGGCCGGCGTGCTCGGGCTCGGGGTTGGAGTGTTCCTCAGCGCCAGTTGGGCGCTGGTGACCGACATCGTGCCCCGGGCTGATGCCGCCCGCTACCTGGGCGTGGCCAACATCGCCACGGCAGCCGGCAGCGCCGTCGCTCGCCTGATCGGCGCCGCCCTGATCGATCCCCTCAACCGCCTCTTCGGCACGGCGGACGGGGGCTATCTCGTTGTGTACAGCCTGGCCTTGGCGGCCTTCGCCTTCGGCACCGTGATCGCACTGGGGATACCCTCGCCGCCTCTGCCGGCCGACGATTCGCCCCATCCTCCGGCCGCTTGA
- the dnaN gene encoding DNA polymerase III subunit beta, whose amino-acid sequence MPRMKVTCLQENLARGLSIAARAVAPRSTLPVLGNVLVATDHGRLRLSATNLEIGISCWVGAKVEDDGATTVPARTFVDLVNTLPNDHVQMDLTVRTQTLHVVCGAFNNDIKCLDAQEFPPLPPSDLDDGLSLNVSDLKEMINQVVFAASSDDARPVLTGVYTELRSGELTMAAADGFRLSVRSAHLSSPGGAAIKVVIPSRALSELARILGDGDEVVTMSLPPARNQVIFRTKNVELVSQLIDGTFPDYRSIIPTNSSTRTVLSTTAFLKACKAADIFAREAAHSARLRITPGSESEPGNLEVSAVSAETGSNETVVEATVDGDPVEIAFNVSFLVDVLSVIDTPNVALETSASTAPGVIRPVGRDDFLHVVMPMHLGR is encoded by the coding sequence ATGCCCCGCATGAAGGTCACCTGCCTGCAAGAGAACCTCGCACGCGGACTGAGCATCGCCGCCCGGGCTGTCGCCCCGCGCAGCACCTTGCCCGTGCTCGGCAACGTTCTGGTGGCGACCGACCATGGTCGTCTGCGGCTCTCGGCCACCAATCTGGAGATCGGCATCAGCTGCTGGGTCGGAGCCAAGGTTGAGGACGACGGCGCCACCACGGTCCCGGCGCGCACCTTCGTCGACCTGGTGAACACGCTGCCCAATGATCATGTCCAGATGGACCTGACCGTCCGCACCCAGACGCTGCATGTCGTGTGCGGCGCCTTCAACAACGATATCAAGTGCCTGGACGCCCAGGAGTTCCCGCCGCTTCCGCCTTCGGATCTCGACGACGGCCTCAGCCTCAACGTCTCCGACTTGAAGGAGATGATCAACCAGGTGGTCTTCGCCGCCTCAAGCGACGATGCGCGGCCGGTCCTGACCGGCGTGTACACCGAATTGCGTTCGGGCGAACTGACGATGGCCGCCGCCGACGGGTTCCGTCTCTCGGTGCGCTCGGCTCACCTATCCAGCCCGGGCGGGGCTGCGATCAAGGTGGTGATCCCGTCGCGAGCGCTGTCGGAGCTCGCCCGCATCCTCGGCGACGGCGACGAGGTCGTTACGATGTCGCTGCCGCCTGCTCGCAATCAGGTGATCTTCCGCACCAAGAACGTCGAACTGGTCTCGCAACTGATCGACGGCACGTTCCCGGACTACCGCAGCATCATTCCCACTAACTCCAGCACGCGCACCGTGCTTTCCACCACGGCATTCCTCAAAGCCTGCAAGGCGGCCGACATCTTCGCCCGCGAGGCGGCCCACAGCGCCCGGCTGCGGATCACCCCCGGCAGCGAGAGCGAGCCCGGCAACCTGGAGGTCTCGGCGGTCTCGGCCGAAACCGGCTCCAATGAGACCGTCGTCGAGGCCACAGTTGACGGCGATCCGGTCGAGATCGCCTTCAACGTCAGCTTCCTGGTGGATGTGCTTTCAGTGATTGACACCCCCAACGTCGCACTGGAGACCTCGGCCTCGACTGCGCCGGGCGTGATCCGCCCGGTGGGGCGAGACGACTTTCTGCACGTCGTGATGCCGATGCACCTGGGCCGCTAG